From Acidobacteriota bacterium, a single genomic window includes:
- a CDS encoding sugar kinase codes for MSLLVVGSVAFDSIRTPHGEVEGILGGSASFFSVAASWFGPVKVVAVVGDDFGEDHLAVFRLRSIETAGIERAPGKTFRWKGEYVGDMNDARTLDVQLNVFQDFNPKVPEADASTEFVFLGNIHPKLQLHVRRQVSKAQLVALDSMNYWIEGTPGELKETLHEVDALVINEGEARMLSGCQNLLKAAKEIQKMGPKILVIKRGEHGVTLFNNGTIFSAPAFMLEEFKDPTGAGDTFAGGFMGHIARTGDLSESNLRRAVVYGSVMASFAVEEFGLKRLLGLTPQEIEGRVREFAQLTRFDV; via the coding sequence ATGTCGCTTTTGGTCGTTGGTTCCGTAGCATTTGATTCCATCCGGACTCCTCACGGGGAAGTAGAAGGAATCCTGGGCGGGTCGGCAAGTTTCTTCTCTGTGGCCGCAAGCTGGTTTGGTCCTGTCAAGGTTGTCGCGGTGGTAGGTGACGATTTCGGTGAGGACCACCTTGCAGTTTTCCGCCTCCGCTCGATTGAAACCGCGGGGATTGAGCGCGCCCCAGGCAAGACCTTCCGCTGGAAGGGCGAATACGTGGGCGACATGAACGACGCCAGGACCCTCGATGTCCAGCTCAACGTTTTCCAGGATTTCAATCCCAAAGTTCCAGAGGCCGACGCGTCAACGGAATTTGTCTTTCTGGGCAATATTCATCCGAAACTACAACTGCATGTCCGGCGCCAGGTTTCCAAAGCGCAATTGGTGGCATTGGATTCCATGAATTATTGGATTGAAGGCACGCCAGGCGAATTGAAGGAAACGCTGCACGAGGTGGACGCCCTCGTGATTAATGAAGGCGAGGCCCGCATGCTGTCGGGCTGTCAGAACCTTTTGAAGGCCGCAAAAGAAATCCAGAAGATGGGACCGAAAATTCTGGTGATCAAGCGCGGCGAGCACGGTGTTACCCTGTTTAACAATGGCACCATATTTTCCGCGCCCGCCTTCATGCTGGAAGAGTTTAAGGATCCCACGGGCGCGGGAGATACGTTTGCAGGCGGATTTATGGGACACATTGCTCGAACCGGTGACCTCTCCGAAAGCAACCTGCGCCGAGCCGTGGTCTATGGCTCCGTCATGGCAAGTTTTGCAGTCGAAGAATTTGGCCTCAAACGCCTCCTTGGGCTAACGCCGCAGGAAATTGAAGGACGAGTGCGCGAATTTGCGCAACTGACCCGATTTGATGTTTGA
- a CDS encoding acyl-CoA dehydrogenase, protein MDFELTDEEREIRDSVRAFAEQEIRPHVREWDASEHFPTELLPGLAQLGLMGVTVPAEYGGAGFGYVPYVIAIEELARVDASIALVVAAHNSLCSNHILLAGTEEQKKIYLVPLAGGTKLGCWSLTEPGAGSDAGGTRTAARIEGNAWVLNGSKTFTTNSHYADVCVAMAVTDKAKGKHGISAFIIEKGTPGFRPGKTEDKLGMRASNTGEIIFEDCRIPRENCLGEEGQGFIDSLRVLDGGRISIAALSVGIAQGAFEESLKHSREREQFGRAIGSFQAIRFKLADMATEIDAARLLTWRAAVLASQGKRVTRESSIAKLFASEVAVRVAGEAVQIHGGYGFIKDYAVEKFYRDVKLCTIGEGTSEIQRLIIARESLGEQR, encoded by the coding sequence CTGGATTTCGAGCTGACCGATGAAGAACGTGAGATTCGGGATTCAGTGCGGGCATTTGCGGAACAGGAAATCCGCCCTCATGTCAGAGAGTGGGACGCGTCTGAACATTTTCCGACTGAGCTATTGCCTGGACTTGCTCAGCTGGGGTTGATGGGCGTAACCGTACCCGCAGAATATGGCGGGGCCGGCTTCGGGTACGTTCCATACGTCATTGCGATTGAGGAGCTTGCAAGAGTTGACGCCTCCATAGCCTTGGTGGTGGCCGCGCACAATTCGCTGTGCTCCAATCACATTCTGCTTGCCGGAACCGAGGAGCAGAAAAAGATATACCTTGTTCCATTGGCGGGGGGAACCAAGCTGGGCTGCTGGAGCCTGACCGAGCCCGGCGCGGGGTCGGACGCTGGAGGAACCCGAACCGCAGCGCGGATTGAAGGTAATGCATGGGTACTAAATGGTTCAAAAACCTTTACCACTAACAGCCATTACGCTGATGTCTGCGTGGCCATGGCTGTTACCGACAAAGCGAAAGGTAAGCACGGCATTTCTGCATTTATCATAGAGAAGGGGACGCCAGGCTTTCGCCCCGGCAAGACCGAAGACAAGCTGGGTATGCGGGCCAGCAACACTGGAGAAATCATCTTCGAAGATTGTCGAATTCCCAGGGAAAATTGCCTCGGCGAGGAGGGACAGGGATTTATTGACAGTCTGCGGGTTCTGGATGGGGGACGCATCTCCATTGCGGCCCTCTCTGTGGGCATAGCGCAGGGCGCGTTCGAAGAATCCCTCAAGCACTCCCGGGAACGAGAACAATTTGGACGGGCTATTGGCAGTTTTCAGGCCATTCGTTTTAAGCTGGCCGACATGGCGACTGAAATCGATGCCGCCAGGCTCCTGACGTGGCGGGCGGCCGTTCTGGCATCACAGGGCAAACGGGTGACTCGCGAAAGTTCCATTGCCAAATTGTTCGCCAGCGAAGTCGCGGTAAGGGTTGCAGGCGAGGCAGTACAGATTCACGGCGGATACGGTTTTATCAAGGACTATGCCGTCGAGAAGTTTTATCGGGATGTCAAGCTGTGTACGATAGGCGAAGGCACCAGTGAGATTCAGCGGCTGATTATCGCTCGTGAATCTCTCGGCGAACAACGGTAG
- the mce gene encoding methylmalonyl-CoA epimerase, with translation MRIHHLGIAVESLEKAVAVFELLLGRPPDTREEVDDQKVRVASFQVGGSRIELLEASSPDSPIARFIGKRGPGIHHLTLTVDNLQTSLKELERRGVRLVDRSPRVGTGGESIAFLHPSSTANVLIELLEEHDSRKNTSYQEPTSK, from the coding sequence ATGCGTATTCATCATCTGGGTATTGCTGTCGAGTCTCTTGAGAAGGCCGTGGCGGTGTTTGAATTGCTGCTCGGCCGCCCGCCTGACACGCGGGAGGAAGTTGATGATCAGAAAGTAAGAGTCGCTAGCTTCCAGGTGGGAGGAAGCCGAATTGAATTGCTTGAGGCCAGTTCGCCCGATTCACCGATCGCGCGTTTTATCGGAAAGCGGGGGCCCGGAATCCACCACTTGACTTTGACTGTCGACAATTTGCAGACGAGCCTGAAGGAGCTCGAACGGCGTGGCGTCAGGCTTGTCGATCGCAGTCCGCGCGTGGGCACGGGGGGTGAGTCGATTGCCTTTTTGCACCCATCAAGCACCGCAAACGTTCTGATCGAGCTGCTGGAAGAGCATGACTCCAGGAAAAACACTTCTTATCAGGAGCCGACAAGCAAATGA
- a CDS encoding tetratricopeptide repeat protein, whose protein sequence is MNTRCQVGLLLVLVLIDSVYISAKWLRRNGHAKQEASATISVVSGKDRCKVDLDGEGAGATGSDGILVVKSVEPGDHYVHVLCPDQRETSYFISPPPGQRMEVDARSAAASSGVAESVSINPAASEMQLRNIVSEADQLRSSGQFKESVELLRKATLLDPKNGDLHRELGITFLMFHDWERARVEMLEAVRRDPQNVEAHSGLAYALEKLGDLDGALKEYRTCTQMDPHDTSYRDHYVEVLGMLYSEKGEKKR, encoded by the coding sequence ATGAACACCCGTTGCCAAGTCGGTCTTCTTCTCGTGCTTGTCTTGATCGACAGTGTCTACATCTCAGCCAAATGGCTTCGCCGAAATGGACACGCAAAACAAGAGGCATCGGCCACAATATCTGTCGTATCGGGAAAAGACAGGTGCAAGGTAGATCTTGATGGCGAGGGGGCGGGGGCTACCGGCAGTGACGGGATCCTGGTAGTCAAGAGCGTGGAGCCGGGCGACCATTATGTCCATGTGTTGTGCCCCGACCAACGAGAAACATCGTATTTTATTTCACCGCCTCCAGGACAGCGAATGGAGGTAGATGCCAGGTCGGCTGCTGCCAGCTCCGGAGTGGCGGAATCCGTCTCCATCAATCCGGCGGCTTCAGAGATGCAGTTGCGAAATATAGTGTCAGAGGCAGATCAATTGCGGTCGAGCGGCCAATTCAAGGAGTCTGTCGAACTCCTGCGAAAAGCGACCCTGCTTGACCCAAAGAACGGTGATTTGCACCGGGAACTCGGGATTACATTCCTCATGTTTCATGATTGGGAACGCGCGAGGGTGGAAATGCTGGAAGCGGTCCGGCGGGATCCTCAAAATGTTGAAGCGCATAGCGGGCTGGCTTATGCACTTGAAAAGCTAGGAGATCTGGACGGAGCGCTCAAGGAATACCGCACTTGCACTCAGATGGATCCCCACGACACTTCATACCGGGATCATTACGTCGAGGTTCTGGGGATGCTTTATAGCGAAAAAGGTGAGAAGAAGCGCTGA
- a CDS encoding MBL fold metallo-hydrolase — protein MKLGTFEIYALSDGSFSLDGGQMFGVVPKALWDKKLPADDHNRVRLGLTCLLVKTDEYNVLIETGIGDKFDAKFAEIYNVTHSSRLPDELLRRGLRVDDIDIVINTHLHFDHCGWNTRREGTKIVPTFPNARYFMQRAEWEHAMHPSERDRASYLEEWFAPAEPQSVFVEGSREIVPGVRVELAPGHVRDMQCVWIESEGQKVCFVSDLVPTRAHIPLPWIMAFDLYPMDTLTSKKQLLPRLAKDQVLVVFPHDADVPWGKLVEVEGKLAFQAVAAT, from the coding sequence ATGAAGCTGGGAACATTTGAGATCTACGCGTTGTCCGACGGAAGTTTCAGTCTGGACGGTGGGCAAATGTTTGGAGTTGTTCCTAAGGCTTTGTGGGATAAGAAGTTGCCTGCAGATGACCATAACCGTGTACGCCTTGGGCTCACGTGCCTCCTTGTAAAGACGGACGAATACAATGTCCTCATCGAGACCGGTATTGGAGACAAATTTGATGCAAAGTTTGCCGAAATTTATAACGTCACTCACTCGTCGCGCCTTCCCGATGAGCTTTTGCGCCGCGGGCTGAGAGTAGATGATATCGACATCGTGATCAATACCCATCTCCACTTTGACCACTGCGGTTGGAATACCCGGCGCGAGGGAACAAAAATTGTTCCGACTTTCCCTAACGCTCGTTATTTCATGCAACGCGCAGAGTGGGAACATGCTATGCACCCCAGCGAACGAGATCGGGCAAGTTATCTGGAAGAATGGTTTGCCCCCGCGGAGCCGCAATCAGTATTCGTTGAAGGCTCCCGTGAGATTGTCCCAGGAGTGCGGGTGGAACTTGCACCTGGGCACGTGCGGGACATGCAGTGCGTGTGGATTGAGTCAGAAGGTCAGAAGGTGTGCTTTGTTTCTGACCTCGTACCAACACGCGCCCATATTCCACTTCCATGGATTATGGCGTTCGATCTGTACCCAATGGATACTTTGACTTCAAAGAAGCAGCTGCTTCCGCGGTTGGCGAAGGATCAAGTGCTGGTGGTTTTCCCGCATGATGCAGATGTCCCATGGGGTAAGTTGGTGGAGGTAGAGGGGAAGTTGGCGTTCCAGGCGGTAGCGGCGACATAA
- the meaB gene encoding methylmalonyl Co-A mutase-associated GTPase MeaB → MGHSVEQWVEKICAGDRRAMAQAISSVERKEVTSVALLKALFHRGGKAYTIGITGLPGAGKSTLLGKVAAEYRRSGKRVGIIAVDPTSPFSGGAILGDRIRMQALATDEGTYIRSMATRGQLGGVAPAARDVATILDAAGCDVVFIETVGVGQDEVEVARIADATAVLVVPGMGDDVQTFKAGVMEVADLFVINKADQPGAERLERELKLLLSVSPQPDAWQPPIVKTTAITGEGIPELCEELEKFRASTEDSAAGLGRLRENVRRRLLELLRQSLFERVALQQIDQQKIDEYVEAILARLRDPHSIVEEMMAVSGVGSGHR, encoded by the coding sequence ATGGGCCATTCTGTCGAGCAGTGGGTTGAGAAGATATGCGCAGGCGACCGCCGTGCTATGGCACAGGCGATTTCGTCAGTTGAAAGGAAGGAAGTCACAAGTGTAGCGCTGCTGAAGGCCCTTTTTCACAGAGGCGGCAAGGCGTACACCATTGGGATAACAGGTTTGCCGGGTGCAGGCAAGAGTACCCTGCTTGGAAAAGTTGCTGCGGAATATCGGCGATCCGGTAAACGTGTCGGTATCATTGCGGTGGATCCTACCAGTCCTTTTTCCGGAGGGGCAATTCTGGGCGACCGCATTCGTATGCAGGCGCTGGCGACGGACGAGGGCACATATATCCGCAGCATGGCGACGCGCGGACAACTGGGTGGGGTCGCACCGGCAGCACGCGATGTTGCAACCATCCTCGACGCCGCAGGCTGTGATGTCGTGTTTATTGAAACAGTGGGCGTGGGCCAGGACGAAGTGGAAGTGGCTCGCATTGCCGATGCGACAGCCGTGCTTGTTGTGCCTGGCATGGGCGATGACGTTCAAACATTCAAGGCCGGCGTAATGGAGGTAGCAGACCTTTTCGTAATTAACAAAGCAGACCAACCAGGCGCTGAACGCTTAGAACGCGAGTTGAAACTCCTGCTTTCCGTGAGCCCGCAGCCAGATGCCTGGCAGCCTCCCATTGTTAAAACAACTGCGATTACGGGTGAGGGAATACCCGAACTTTGTGAAGAATTGGAAAAATTCCGGGCTTCGACTGAGGATAGCGCCGCAGGACTGGGCCGCCTACGGGAAAATGTCCGGCGGCGACTCCTGGAACTTTTACGGCAGAGCTTGTTTGAGAGGGTTGCATTGCAGCAGATTGACCAGCAAAAGATCGACGAATACGTGGAGGCTATTCTGGCACGCCTGCGCGATCCGCATTCCATCGTGGAAGAAATGATGGCGGTATCGGGAGTTGGCTCCGGGCACCGCTGA
- a CDS encoding low specificity L-threonine aldolase has product MAQPIIDLRSDTVTRPTPAMRRAMAEAAVGDDFYREDPTVNRLQERVAEVFNREAALFVPSGTMGNQTALKVHTRPGQEVICESRAHIFNYEMGMLCVFSGTVPRTVQAEDGIMSWAQIEPLIQGRSDHCSVTGLIELENTSNIAGGSVYPLAVADEICDRSHQRGLPVHLDGARIFNASVALGRSVVELTRRFDSVMFCLSKGLGAPVGSMVVGSRNFIEEARLVRKMLGGGMRQAGILAAAGLVALEEGPKRLHIDHENARFLAEGLAGIPAVKIDPSKVKTNILFFDVSASGSTAQEISKRLAAQGVLANGTGPSTIRMVTHSDIDRAGCEYALRILRNALAGAQSSTPA; this is encoded by the coding sequence ATGGCTCAACCAATCATCGATCTGCGCAGTGATACGGTGACCCGTCCGACTCCGGCGATGCGGCGTGCAATGGCGGAAGCCGCAGTAGGTGACGACTTCTACCGCGAAGACCCGACTGTCAACCGTCTTCAGGAGCGTGTTGCCGAAGTATTTAACCGTGAAGCGGCTCTCTTCGTTCCTTCAGGCACCATGGGAAATCAAACGGCGCTCAAAGTCCACACACGGCCCGGCCAGGAGGTCATTTGTGAGTCACGCGCGCACATCTTCAATTATGAAATGGGCATGCTGTGCGTCTTTTCAGGTACTGTTCCACGGACAGTTCAAGCCGAGGACGGCATTATGAGCTGGGCCCAGATTGAGCCGCTGATCCAGGGCCGCAGTGATCATTGTTCCGTCACGGGTTTGATTGAACTTGAGAATACATCAAACATTGCGGGCGGCTCCGTTTATCCACTCGCGGTGGCGGACGAGATTTGTGACCGCAGCCATCAACGAGGCCTTCCTGTTCACCTGGACGGTGCTCGAATCTTTAATGCCAGCGTGGCGCTCGGACGCTCGGTTGTTGAGCTCACACGGAGGTTTGACTCCGTTATGTTCTGCCTCTCCAAGGGGCTAGGCGCACCTGTCGGGTCGATGGTGGTGGGAAGCAGAAACTTTATTGAAGAGGCACGGCTCGTCCGCAAGATGCTGGGCGGCGGAATGCGTCAGGCAGGAATTCTTGCAGCCGCGGGGCTGGTGGCGCTAGAAGAAGGCCCGAAGCGCCTGCACATTGATCATGAAAATGCCAGATTTCTTGCCGAAGGCCTGGCGGGGATCCCCGCAGTGAAAATTGATCCGTCCAAGGTCAAAACGAACATCCTTTTCTTCGACGTATCGGCCAGCGGATCCACCGCTCAGGAAATCTCGAAGCGCCTGGCCGCGCAAGGCGTATTGGCCAATGGAACGGGCCCCTCAACCATTCGCATGGTGACACACTCTGACATTGATCGCGCGGGTTGTGAGTACGCTCTCAGGATCCTGCGGAATGCTCTTGCCGGCGCACAGAGTTCTACACCCGCGTGA
- the mtnP gene encoding S-methyl-5'-thioadenosine phosphorylase, protein MVQAEIGIIGGSGLYQMEGLGRAKWVRVATPFGRPSDAFRVGVLEGRQVAFLARHGRGHLITPSEINFRANIYAMKKLGVERILSVSAVGSLRQDYRPMDMALPLQFFDRTRGRISTFFGGGIVAHVSFSDPMCPVVVDSLEAACGNARVTVHRGGTYVCMEGPAFSTKAESNAYRSWGMDIIGMTNLQEAKLAREAEICYGTLAMVTDYDCWHSEHEAVTVSQIIDYLNRNVNNAQKILRTAVRNLPEERNCKCGSALAHAIITDRRKISPQARKRLGLLIGKYLK, encoded by the coding sequence GTGGTTCAAGCAGAGATCGGAATCATTGGTGGAAGTGGGCTTTATCAGATGGAGGGCCTCGGTAGGGCCAAGTGGGTGCGTGTGGCGACGCCGTTTGGCAGGCCCTCGGATGCTTTTCGAGTCGGTGTTCTTGAAGGCCGGCAGGTTGCTTTTCTTGCGCGTCACGGTCGCGGCCATCTGATCACGCCCTCGGAAATCAATTTTCGGGCCAACATCTATGCGATGAAAAAGCTTGGCGTGGAGCGCATCCTTTCTGTTAGTGCTGTCGGCTCATTGAGGCAGGATTATCGCCCGATGGACATGGCCCTTCCCCTGCAATTTTTTGACCGGACACGCGGCCGCATCTCGACCTTCTTCGGGGGAGGAATCGTCGCGCACGTAAGTTTTTCAGACCCTATGTGTCCGGTGGTTGTAGATTCACTGGAAGCTGCCTGTGGGAATGCAAGAGTTACCGTGCACCGTGGCGGAACATACGTCTGCATGGAGGGCCCTGCGTTTTCCACCAAAGCTGAATCAAATGCCTACCGCAGCTGGGGCATGGATATCATCGGCATGACAAACCTTCAGGAGGCCAAGCTTGCGCGTGAAGCCGAGATCTGTTATGGGACGCTGGCAATGGTTACGGATTATGATTGCTGGCATTCGGAGCATGAGGCCGTCACCGTCAGCCAGATCATTGATTATCTCAATCGCAATGTGAATAATGCCCAAAAGATCCTGCGAACCGCGGTTCGCAACCTGCCCGAAGAACGGAATTGCAAGTGCGGCTCTGCCCTTGCCCACGCGATTATCACGGACCGGCGCAAGATTTCTCCTCAGGCCAGGAAACGGTTAGGCTTGCTCATTGGGAAATATCTCAAGTAA